The sequence GCTATGACGCGACGCTTTACCGCGTGTGTTCCAGCTCTAGTGTAATCCTACTATGACGTGCCAATCGCATCGGCCAGTGCGTCGACAGGTTTGAGAGTTTGACGGTGAGGCTGACGTCTAGTGACCAACTGGGTTTGAATTTTCTGGACAAGCGCGGCGCGCGGTTGGACAACATGTCCATGACTTAACCATGTTCGACCTTGTGCACCTGTACCGCGATGCGCCGTGCCACTTTTGGTTTCGGCTGGCGCCTCGAACTGCGTCTGGGATCGAGGTGTGTGTTACTGGAGGACATCGGTGCGCTCGTCTCTTGGCGGCTGATCGCACTCTGCCCAGACGTGTTGGTGTCGGCCGTCGTTGATGACCAAGAGCAGGTGGTCTCTGGTacatgctgctgcgtcgatgctgagcCGCACTTCTTGCGCGGTCAGTTTAGACTTCTGGTGTGCTTTGTGTTGTGGGTTGTCGTCTAGCCACTGTTCACGCGGGGTTCTTGGGAGGCTGAAAGGTACTCGAGTAGGAGCGATGATGGGGaccgacgagatcgagcgcgGAGGGACACCCCAGATGAACACCTCTGCTCCACCGCTGGTGTGGGTAAAAGCGACAAGGTACTCGAGGCCGCAGAACAAATCTTGCACCACACAGTCCGGTGCGAACTCGACCAACGATAACGACGCCCATTCGGCGGGGTCGGCGCTGACACGTTTACCACGAGGCCCGTAGCCGGCGACCCACACGCGACCGAGGGTGTCTAGGATCGCGGCGAACGACCCGCCTGCCACCAACTTGCGAGGTTTAGGCGGACGGTGTCGATCGAACTCGATATGGGATTGGTGGTAAGCGGAGGGGAGCGGATTCGAGACGAAAAGTGGTGCAACGATGCGATCATGTACGCCGCTGAACGATTGTCCGTACTCCGAGTTGCCCCAGACCCATAGATCGCCACCTGCCGTCAAAGCGTACGATGTATCGGCGCCAcacaccacctcgaccaagcttTGGCCTTGATCGCCACGCTTGGCGGTTGACACAGGTCGAAGTGGTACAGGAATCTGGCTGAACGCTCTCGAGATCAACGGCTGGATGGGCACTTGATCCTGCTGGTCGTTCGTcgtcaagccaagctgacCATCCGTGTTGGATCCCGTGCTCAGCACGCTCTGTATGATCCACCCGTTAATCTGGCTCTCGACCAATACCAGCGAATGATCCAAGCCCGCCGAGATACTCAACACCTGCCACCCGTCCGCGTCGGCCACTTGCACCTTCTTTGGCAGCGGGAGCAGCTTGAGTTGAGGAGCATCTGACGCGCCCATGCGTACCGAGATATCGTACGCATCTTGACGTGCAATCTCGGGTGAGCATGACGCTGAGCCGAGTTGGCCAAGTGTATCGTTTCCAAATGCAAACACGTTGGATCCGTGCTCGGTGTTTGTGACAACCAAACTGAACCCGTTACCGGCGGCGACGGCATGCACGCCACCTGAGCCGTACAATTCACCGGTCACCATGCCCCTTGTCGCTTCCTGGCTGCTGAATCCGAGCCCAAGCTGTGCGTGCGTGTTTCGGCCAAGAGCAAACACCTTTGATGGGAAGCTAGTGGTGGCTGTGTGGCTCGACTGGTCCAGGATCACGTCTCCGTGCTTCGCCTCTTGCGCCTCATGCAACGCTCCGGGCAGAACAACATCTTCGGCCGATTGATGCGTACGTTTCAATGACGCATCGAGCAGAGTATAGGAAAGTAGAAGATGATGCGGTgctgccgaggccgaggtgaaTCTTATACCGTGATCGATGTCGTTGGATACACCGACACTGTCGAGCCATGCACGTGGGAACTTGGAGAGTGCATGTACAGACTCGTAGCCGAGCACATTACCGAAGTAGAGAACATGTTGATACGGATGGTGCGATGAACTTGTCAAGCGGCGACACGCTGTTTGAGTGGGTGGAAACGAGCGTCGAGTGAAAAGCGATGATGGTCGCACGAGGCGTCGTATGCATGTCATGATGCGGAACATGAGTCGACCATGTACACGCAACTATCAACCAACCTCAGACCCGGTATGGCCAGCACGATTCATCCGCATCCCTCCTTCATGTTGAGAGCTAAGCTAGCCTCTGGTCTAGTCACCTTTGAATCACCCGACctgcctcgtcgacatGCGCGCATTCCCGATTTCCGAATCCCGCACACCTCCCCATTTCGCACCTTGCACCCTCCAACACACCCCACCACCTCTGCCCACAAACTCGACGACCAATCTCGCACATGTCCTGCTGCACAGACGCTCACTGATGCACAAATAGAGAGTACGCACGCAAAAAAAGTAACACTGTGCGTGTTTTTCGCTTGTTTTGCTGTGATTTGTCAGGAAACCGGCCCAATATTGGTTCGACTTCAAACCCCAAGTGAGAACAGAATAGAAACAGGTGGTGGGGACGCGTCGAGTGTCTGACGAACTAGGAAACGGCTGCATCAAAAGAACAGGGTGCGAGAATGCCATCGGACTGAGACTCGGTTTTTGGGGGGAGGGGAGCGCGTGCGTTAAGCCgaggtggcagcagcggtggcagcgggggtatcgtcgtcgacggcgcCAGCGTTTGCTGCGGCACCGACGACGGTGTTCTGCGTCTGACGGTCTGACTGGCGACGCTccttttcgatctcgagctggtTGTAGAGAAGGTAGAGCGCCTTTTCGTTGGCCTCGGGGGTGCCCTGGATGGTAAACATGCGCTCTCCCGTCTCGTCGTGAGGCACCTTTGCAATCGAGATCCTGGAACCGCTGAGACGGCGGATCTCGGTGATCTTGGAACCACCTTTGCCGATGATGCAGCCGACCATGTCTGATGGGATCGAGATGTTCTGCGTGCGCaggttggcagcgtcgaccaGAGGAGGAGCCGAGGCGTTGGGCTCGCCGGCGTTGGCCGAGTTGGCGGTGGTACCAGCGACAAGGCCTCCGCCAGGTGTGACGACGGCGTTGGGGTCGGTGCGGCGCGAGCCAGTGCTGTTGTTGGTGTGGTTGTTGTGCTGGCGGTTCGAATGGAAGGCGCCGGCGTTCGAGTTGGAGTTGAGCGACATGTTGGACATGGCACCAGCGAGGTAAGCAGGGCCACCCTGGCGACGCGAGCCCTGCTGCTGAAGGCCGCCCATACCACCGGCAGCCAGGATGCCAGGGCCGTCACCCTGACCTGGCAGGTAAAGGACGACGTTCTGAGCGCGGTCCCAGTCCTCGGCGAGGCACTTTGCGATCTCGTGGATAGCGACACGAATGGCGTCGACGGAACCCTGGACCTCGACGACACGCTCGGTGGACTGGGGAAGCATCTCCTTGGAGGCGACCATGCGGGCGCCCGAGAGGTCCTGAATGTGCTTGATCTTGAGACCCTGGCGACCGATGACGGTGCCCATGAGGTTGTGCGAGATCAGTAGACGCACCGAAGTGGTCTGAGCGGCGGCCTCGGCGGGGGAACCGTCAGCCTGGACCGGAGCATTCAAGGGGTTCTCCAGGATGGTCTTTGCGATGAGAGCAAATGCATCCGAGATGCCGACCAGGGTACCGGTAACGGAGAGCACACGGTCGTGTACGCCAGGAACCACCTTGGAGACACCCGCCTTGACGCCTGTCTGCTCAcgaagctcggcaacgtTGGCACCGCCCTTGCCGATGATGATACCAGCCTCCTTGGTGGAGACGAGAGCACGAAGCTGGAGCGTAGCGTTGGGGTCGATGGTGGCACCCTCGATGTTTTCGTCGCCAGCGACGTTGTTGacatcggcagcagcagcagcagcgggGGAGGTAGCGGCGTCAGCAGCGTTAGTAACAGCCTCGGGCTTGTTGTCGGCAACAGGAGCGGTCGACATTTTTGTAGCAGAGTCGAATGAGGTAGGGGATGCAAAGCAGGATGACAGGCCTACAAGTTCCCAGAAGATCAGGGGGAAAGGCGGTGGAAGAAGATGAAGTCGTGCGGAGGGACGAGGTGAAATGGAAGGTTGAAACGCAAAGGAACACGAAAGAGGTGAGGTTTGCGGTCGAAAGAAGGATGAAGCGGAACGGTTTTGATGGAGAAAGTCGAGACGAAGGGTGACGAAGAGGATATGGTTGAGGACGAGGGGATGGagatgaagatgaagatgaaAGTGATGGGTGATGTGAGTagacaagaacaaggatGGAGACGATGAGAATGATGAAGCACCCAAAAGAGgaggaaaaaaaaaaaaaaaaaaaaaaaaaaaaaaggtcttgcagctcaagatgaaggccaaaaaaaaaatcaaaaaaTATTGgtacagcacagcacagcactACACCGCTGCACAGCCATTTTTCATCTTTTAATTCGGGGATTATGTTGGTTCTTTTTGTttggactcgtgactgtgatgGTCTGTTCGCTCAGGAGGTTGGAAATagagagtcacgagtgtcacGAGTGTGTTGTATGACTTTGAGAgagagaatcacgaatcaagaattTTTTTTCGCTCTTTATTGTCCCTTTTGTTTGATTATTCGTTGACAGTCAGCTTCACGTAACGTTAGCTGTCGCTCCgggtcactcgtgactgcaacCACACGCCAgcatgattcgtgatccagattcgtgatccagATTCGTACTGGAGACGAGGTGATGAGCCATGTGAATAGCCGCGGTCATTTCAACAGCTCCATGCTGAGCTCGCTCGCAGGTCGTGAGTCTGGCTTCGTGTAGTGTATCAAGTTTGGATCTGTGTAGCGTATAGACATTCCTCAGTCGAGTGTATTGTACAGTGTAGAAAGCTCTTAACCGTGGTGAAGAATGGCTTCAAAaagtcaatcacgaatcgtgaatgcatcGTCACCCACGTCTGCCACAGAAACGATGCCAGATTTCGACCATATCGGCGAAACAAATCGGGCTATCAAAGCTATTCGTGCGAATGATTGAGCCACTATCAGGATCTGCAGTCTGTGCACGTTTTCGCGTCTGAGCTTGAAATTCGGAtactctctctctctctcccgATTCACTCCCTCTTTGGTCACAGTGACCTCTTTTCGGTCGTCACAGGCTGATTGACTCCATACCGAGAGGTTTTTGAGGTCTGTACAATGTTTGAAATCCGAGCTGAGACTGGCACTTGAGCTAGCGATCgcaagcagccagcagGAGTCAGCGTCGTCAATAGTCATCCCGTCACATTATTAATTGTGCAGGCACGTTTGAAATTGGAGAGAATCGCGAATCCAAAtgacaatcacaatcacgaatcacaaatatGAAAGCGCTCTGTGCTACTGCTTCGAGGAAGCTACACGCCAAGTTAAGTTAGGCTGAATCAGGAATTGTGAATCAGTGGATCCTCTGTGACACTCACCCTCTCTTTGCTCTTTTGTTGGATCTTGATCTCCTCGTCTGTTTCTTGCCTCTGTCTTCTCCATTCGTCACTTGGCAGACATCCGTTCTTTGCTACTGCCTCTCGCATCATGTCGACTCAGCCAAACTCGCGCCAGGCTGCCAACTCGCTCTCAACTCCTTCACAACAGGGTACACTCGCGTATGCTTATCGACGATCGGTCGTTGCACTTCAAAGCGTGTTTGGCGGCAACACAGATTCGCAATACGCCGAACGAGAGCCGCTACTGAACGGTGATGAGCTCCAAGCCAACGCTGGCGCATCGGCTTCAAACGGCAACGCCGGTTACGGTGCCGTAGCCTCGGCGTCACGTTCACAATCGTCGCGTCCTCGCATCCGCAAACCCAAAAAGGTCATCTCGCAAAGCAAGGTGGAAGCCAAGGTGTGGTTCGCCAACGAACGTACCTGGATTTCGTGGTTGCGCGTCTCGATCCTGATCGGTTCTTTTGCGCTTGCCCTGTTCAACTCGGACACGTTTTTCAAGGACCACGCGGACAAGCATCGCGATCATCGCTCCAACTACCTCTCCTCGGGCTCCATCAAGGCGTTTGGTGCTGTCTACGCTGGTATCGCCGTTCTCACTCTGCTGTGGGGCTTGTACAGCTACCAGCGACGTGTGACGCTGATCAAGACAAAATACCCGGGCAACTTTGACGACCTCATTGGCCCACCGCTCATCTGCGCTGCTCTCTTTATCGCCGTGTtgctcaactttgtcaTCCGTGTCAAGCAGCACAATTACGAGTCACACCATTGACTGTCATTCTCTCTTCTTCTTATCTTTCTTGCGTCGGTTTCTGTGTCACATAATCTCACCTTGTTTTCATATTTGGCcttgttttttttttggttcAAGGTACCGTTGTCtgtcttgagctcgagcttaTGTCAAGCCTGTTCTTGGTTTCGCTCCTTGCGCTCTTACTGTACGTTTGGTTCGGCCATCGTTGCAGAGTTTGAGCTGCACAGCACGCGCTTGGTCCAAAGTTACTCGACAGTTGGTCTCAGCACAGCGCAGCCACAACGAAACAAAGTgcagctcgctcgccaacttTGACTCTATACAACCTGTGCCCTCAACCTTGCCCCGCCGCCCCACCGTTCGGCTCTTTCTACAGCTTGACGACAAGCTCATCCAACCAGCAGCCATGCATAACATACCCCCTTCCCTTGCAACACGATGACGAGTGCGAGCTTTGCGGCTCTAACACGTTGAGTCGCACAGTAGCGTTTCGTGATCGTGCCTCGTAGATATACGACACCATAGTTGCTAACCTACTCGGACGTcacaatcgtcaatcaccTACTGTACTGTAGCGGGTGGCAACAGCGTCAGACCAGagggaatcacgaatggtgaaaCTTGACTCGTATAGTTTTatgttcacgatttcacgtTTGTTGTTTTGTACTTTTGGATGTTCGATTTTCTCTCGGCTCCTCTCGGCTCTCGCCCGAATTGGTAACATCTCGACGCCAGCCACGAGCCTGTTCGCGGTTGCGTCGACTCATGGACTCTGCATTCCCGATTCCCGATTCCCGATTCccgattcgcgattcgtgaatcatgatTTCGAGATTCTGcgtctgcctctgcctctgcgtCTGCGTGGAGCTTAGACTCCAACTAAGGGTCCACTCATGAGTCGAGTCTCTTGCTCCACCATCACACGTCAGCCTGTCCGCCCAACCGTTCCGCTCTCGTCGTGTCAACCATACGAGCGCGTCGTCTGGTGATCACCAACGAACGCAGCTCTTGCGCCGCAACAAAGTGGTGCCACCGTATGGCCCTGACTGCAACCGCTCCGTTTCATCTCTTGGTTCGCGTCTCTTGGTGCCATAAGGTGTCCCTACGTGCACTCGGCATCTGATCCCCTGCTCTCGACATTGACACTCGCATCGTTTTGCTGGGATCCATCCTCTTGCGTTCGGTCTTGCGTTCGGTCTCATCGAGTGTGAGCGTCAGCGTCACGCCACTATCTAGACCGGCACATCTCGTCCCCATCATGTCGTACCATCCATCCCATGCCACTGCGCATCCCACCAGCTTTCTCAATGCTGGCATCCCGATCAACTATGCGCACACTTCTACCAGTGCTTCGTCCAATACCAATGCGTCCCTCTTGGGCAGCAGCATGTCCTCCCACTCTTTCCCTATCGCTCCATCCCCCAGTAATGGCACCCCACAACCGCAACAAccacaacaacaacaacaacaacaacaacaacaacaacaacaacaacaacaacaccaacaacaacaacaacaacaacaacaacaacaacaacaacaacaacaacaacaacaccaacaccaacaacaacagccaCAAACCACAGTCGTCGCTtctcagcagcagtcgcAGCAAGCCACATTAGTGCCGCCAGGCGTACCAGATCAGGACGGTCTCATTGCTCCTCCATCCATgccgctcgagctcgactttgacaaCCTCGAAAGCGCCTCAAACTACATGCACACGTACGCGCTCTCGCAAGGTTTTGACATCCGCATTCAGTGGTCCGCCAACAACCAGACTCGGATCTGCTGGTCCTGTTATCGCGGAGGTTTACCCGAAACGATCAACGCCGATGGTACACCCAACGCCAAACGGCGTCGAATGCCCAAGAGCAAGGAAAGGCGTAAGCGTGGATCGCTCAAGATCGGATGTCCGTTCCGAGTGCAGTGCACCAAGAACTGGAAGACGGGCAAGATGGAGTTGAGGATCATAGAGGGAAGGCACAAACACCAGATGGAGACGGATCGCTCGATCCTGCCCAGTCAGGTTCGGAGGCTGAGGTATGAGTGCAAGGGTTCCGACTCGTCAGGTACGCCTCAGGCGGGGAATGCGGCTGCCAATGCTGTTGCTCAGGCTGCCAACCTCACCGCTACGCCAACAAGCGCGTCGGTAGCCGCAGGCAGTCGTTCACAGTCAGGCGCAGCAAGTGCGAGGTCGAGGGCGAGCGCGAGCATCGCGGCGACAAACGGCAGTGTGGTTgcgtcgtcatcgcagCCGTCCAGATCGAAAGCGCAAGCTGGCCAATCCAAGAGCACCGTCGTCAACGCTTCGACAGgctcatcagcagcacagcagcacctcggCCTGCTCGGCACGCCTACGCCTACGCCCATGCCTCGCAACGGTCCAGCGATCATCGACGATGTCGGCTCGGATTCcgcgtcggcgtcgtccGACTCTTCGGTGGTCAGGCCATCGTTTGAACGACAGATGCTGAATCTACTCAACATTTACGATCGGTCCGAAGCGTGGTCGCGTTTGATCATGGATCAAGAGATTGGCCATATGCTCACACGCGCCGAGGCGCGCCTGGACAGATGCGTGCGTCGAAAGCGCAAGTCTGCGATCGGCACAACGACAATCGTTGATCATCCCTCGGAAGAGTTGGCCGTGCTTACAGTGCCCACATCTACATCTGGAGGTGCAGTGATGGCGTCTCTGGCAAAAACTGCTTGGAACGCACGCATTACATCGACAGCTACTCCTACCGGGTCGCCTTTGAGAACTGCCTCGGTCGCCGGCGCACCACACACCCCACTGGCCCAACTCGCAGGACGACAACAGACAGCCCCGCCAAATTCAGGAAAGGGCTCATCCAAGTGTAGCAATTGCAAAGAACACGGCCATAATCGACGAAGGTGTCCGCTCGGTTAGCCGTCCCGAAAGAAAGTCACCTGGTCAGATTCTCAAGAGAGGCGTATCACATTACCAGTCAAGCTGCGTGCTGGATCGGTGCAAAGTGTGAAGGCCTTTGTTGACGAACAGAGAGCAGAGAGGAGGCCGAGACTgtgcaagtcacgagtgtgagtgcgAGAGCGGAGAGATGAGGAAAGGATAGGAGCGGCaaggaatcacgaaggtATTGAACGCGTGTGCACGGGACTGGAAAAGCGAATCGCGATTTGTGaattggtgattggtgatccacattcgtgattttggaTTTGAAAAAGGGGAGCAGGTTCAAGTGATACCACCATCATTCGTCGGTCGATGGACGATCTTGGGACGATTTTCGAGTGCAAGGGTAACTAGGTATCGGTTGCACCTGACGATTCGAGAGCGGTTGGGATACGATGGCAGAAAAGTATTCTCGGTTCCGCGATCCTGGCACGGGGATTCAGGTGTTTCTCACGCCCGTGTGTTCGTCGAGTACGTCGATGAACTCGggcttggcgagcgcacGGCTGACGACGTGGATGCTGACACCCATCTGGATACTGCTCGGACTGGTGCGCTCGCTACTGGCGCTGGTCGGATGGCTGATCTACGTGTGTGGCTCAGCGGTTGGTCTGCGACTTGTGCTCTTCGCGTTGGGGTTCGTACGGTTGCCGCTCGATCCGGGTGACAACAAGCGCGATCCGGATCGGTGCAAGCGCCAGCGCGTGCAGCCGCAAAAGCGAGATCTCGTGCTGGCCAACCACAGCTCATGGATCGACTTGTTGATCGTAGCGTATCTGTATCCTGGCGTCAAGTTTCTGGTACCCgtgatcgacgatgccaGAACACCGCAGACGACGCCGCCAAATGCGCACGCGCAAAGCGTGCCTCGAAGGACGCCCAAGAAAAACGCCATGTCGGCCCACACGAACATGGACACTCGCACGCCGAGTGCGGCGGACATCGTCGTGACAGGCTATGCGATCTTGGGGCTAAGCCAAGCGATTTGGTTTGTCGGTGGGCTTGCGCCGAGCCGCGCGCAACTGGACGCTGCAACGCGCGTGTATGCCAGCATCGATCGCGCCATCTCGCACGCATCGTGTGCACTGGTCATGTTTCCCGAAGGCACAACCTGCAACAACCGAGCGCTGCTCAGCATGAGCGTGCTCCCCACCTGCGCCCCCGCCACTATACGCACCACGCATCTCGTCACACTCAAGTACTCGCCGCCTACGCgcacctcgatctcgtccatctACACCACGCGCACACCGCACAACTCGATCGTCCGCCACGCCGCccgcctcgtcttcctctgcAGTCCACTCCGATCCGTGCTCCTCAAATCTGCCGTCTTGCCATCCCATCCTACCGCCTGGCCAGATCACGTCGCCTCCGCCATCTCCAACCTGGCGCGCCTCAAGACCACCACAATCCACTGgagcgccaaagccgacTTCCTCCACATGGTCGAAACCAGAAGCCGGCGCGCGTAACCTGTCTCTGCTCTTCCAACACTCGAATCCAACATTTACGTTGATTGCGATTGCGATGGCGATCGATCATGCTCATGCCTAGCTTTGCGAGATAACATTAGCAAAGAAGTACAATCTACAAAGACAACTTGGCAACATGgtctgctcgatgcgcgcGAAACTGgcagctcttgctcttgcttgcgATTAGTCGAGGTCGTCTAGATTGTACGAATTGAGCCCGGTTCGACCGCTGCACTCGTGATCTCTTCTCCATGCATCGATGCGTGTCCCCATCCAGCCGCTCGTGAGGCcgtcgtcgttgttggGTTTTGTCAAGCCGATGCGCAGGAAGTCTGTGGTGAATCGACACTTGCCCGACTCGACCTGGTCCGATGCGTCTTGACTTTTGACGCGCCTCCACTGCCATAGGAGACAATTCGTGTGGGCTCGACACCATTT is a genomic window of Mycosarcoma maydis chromosome 10, whole genome shotgun sequence containing:
- a CDS encoding uncharacterized protein (related to poly(rC)-binding protein 3) yields the protein MSTAPVADNKPEAVTNAADAATSPAAAAAADVNNVAGDENIEGATIDPNATLQLRALVSTKEAGIIIGKGGANVAELREQTGVKAGVSKVVPGVHDRVLSVTGTLVGISDAFALIAKTILENPLNAPVQADGSPAEAAAQTTSVRLLISHNLMGTVIGRQGLKIKHIQDLSGARMVASKEMLPQSTERVVEVQGSVDAIRVAIHEIAKCLAEDWDRAQNVVLYLPGQGDGPGILAAGGMGGLQQQGSRRQGGPAYLAGAMSNMSLNSNSNAGAFHSNRQHNNHTNNSTGSRRTDPNAVVTPGGGLVAGTTANSANAGEPNASAPPLVDAANLRTQNISIPSDMVGCIIGKGGSKITEIRRLSGSRISIAKVPHDETGERMFTIQGTPEANEKALYLLYNQLEIEKERRQSDRQTQNTVVGAAANAGAVDDDTPAATAAATSA
- a CDS encoding uncharacterized protein (related to VTC1 subunit of the vacuolar transporter chaperone complex), whose protein sequence is MSTQPNSRQAANSLSTPSQQGTLAYAYRRSVVALQSVFGGNTDSQYAEREPLLNGDELQANAGASASNGNAGYGAVASASRSQSSRPRIRKPKKVISQSKVEAKVWFANERTWISWLRVSILIGSFALALFNSDTFFKDHADKHRDHRSNYLSSGSIKAFGAVYAGIAVLTLLWGLYSYQRRVTLIKTKYPGNFDDLIGPPLICAALFIAVLLNFVIRVKQHNYESHH